The nucleotide window GCCAATTTTCCTTTCAATCGCCATTCACGCCGCGCGGGACCAGGCGCCAGCCATGGGCGGCCGCACGCGCGTCCAGCAGCAGGTCGATGTTGGGGTGCGCACCCGGTCGCGCGCGGGCGTCGGCCACGTGTTCGGCAAACCAAGCCAACCCCTGTGCCACGGCATCGCCGTTCAGCGTGCCGCCAAATTTTTCAGCCAGCGCGTTGTACACGCGCAGCGAACCCATCTTGCCCGGCGCGGCGGGAATGTGGTGCACCAGCGCGCCATCGGCCTCGACGACGTCGAGGCCCTTCAGGTGGTCCACGGCGGGCAGCGTTGAGAGGATGCCGGCGAAATTCATGCGCTCAATCCTGCCACACCACCGCGCCCGTCCACCACGTCAGCAGCACGATCACACCAAACGCGATGCGGTACCAGGCGAACGGCACGAAGCTGTGGCTGGCGATGTAGCGCAGCAGCCAGCGCACGCAGACCCAGGCGCTGATGAACGAGAACAGCAGGCCGACGCCGAACATGGGCGCGTCGGCCCACGACAGCAGCGCGCGCTCCTTGTACAGGCTGTAGATGCCCGCGCCGATCAGCGTCGGGATCGCCAGGAAGAATGAAAAGTCGGTGGCCGCCTTGCGCGACAGCCCCAGCAGCATGCCGCCGATGATGGTGGCGCCGGACCGGCTGGTGCCGGGAATCATGGCAAGGCACTGCACCAGGCCCACTTTCAGCGCATCGAGCGGCGTCATGTCGTCCACGCTCTGCACGCGCGCCGCGCTTTGCGGGCGGCTTTCGGCCCACAAAATAACGAAGGCGCCCAGGATGAACGTGGTGGCCACCACCTGCGGCGTGAACAAATGCGCCTTGATCGCCTTGCCCGCCAGCAGCCCCAGCACCACGGCGGGCGCAAAGCCCACAGCCACGTTGCCCGCGAAACGCTGCGCCTGCCGGCTGCTGGGCAGCGCCACCAGCGTGGCGCGGATCTTCTGCCAGTACACGATGACCACGGCCAGAATCGCGCCGGTCTGGATGGCGATCTCGAACACCTTGGCCTTGGCGCCCACGAAGTCGAGCAGGCTGCCCGCCAGGATAAGGTGGCCGGTGGATGAGATGGGCAAAAACTCGGTCAAACCCTCCACGATGCCCATGATCGCGGCCTTGACCAGCAAGACGGTGTCCAAGAAAAAAACCTTTCTATCCGCTACACCATTGGTAGCTGGTGGCGCTGATTCTATGCGGACTAGGGGCCGATTTCTTTAAAAAAAATGGCCTCACCGGCCGCCCGCTGCGCGCGCAGCAGCGCCGCCACGGCGCGCTGGCCCTGGCGGCCCGCCCGGCGCCGTTGACGCCTGGCCAGCCGCATTTGGCGCCGTGATGAATGGATTTCGTCGCTTTCCGCTCGTGGCCCAAGCCTTCCCGTTGCACAGTCGCGCCATCCAACGCCCGCCGGAGCCAATCATGCTGCTGCCCCAACTGCTCGCCCAACACCCCGAAGCCGCCGCCGACATCGTGCGCCACACCCCGCTGTGGGTGGCCGGTGTGCTGGCCGGCGTGACCATGCTGGGCCTGTCGGCCACGCGCCCCCGTGTGATGCACCTGAACCGCCTGCTGCTGATGCCGCTGATCATGGGCGCACTGGCGCTGTGGGGCGTGCAATCGGCTTTTGGCGCCACCGGCCAGCTGGCCGGTCTGCTGGCGCTGTGGGCTGTCTGCTGCGCCGCCATGCTGGCCGTCGGCACGCGGCTGGCGCCGCCTGCGGGCACACGGTATGACGCCGCCACGCGCCATTTCACCCTGCCCGGCAGCTGGGTGCCGCTGGGCCTGATCCTGGCCGTGTTCTTGATGAAGTACGGCATCGGGGTGCAGCTGGCCATGGCGCCGTCGCTGTCGCGTGAGGCCAGCTTTGCCTTCGCTGTCACGGCGCTGTACGGGCTTCTGTCAGGTTTTTTCGCGGCGCGCACGCTGCGGGTGCTGCGGCTGATGCGCGGCACCCCAGCGTCCAGCGCGCCGGCGGCGATGCCAATTCGCCCCGCTTGAGCGCGTTGGCCACTTCACTTCGTCGCGAGGCGGCCGCCTGCGCGCCGCCGGCCGACCACACTTTGTCGATGAACCACACCACGAAAAGACCACCATGAACCGCACCGCCCCCATGACCGATCAGCAACTCGACCGCCTGGCCCGCAAGCGTGCCAGCGCCAAGATGGGCTGGTTCATCCACGCCTTCGTTTACTTGTGCGTCAACGCGGGCCTGGCCCTGCTGGCCTGGGGCGGCGGGCGCGATTGGCACCTGTTCCCGCTGGCGGGCTGGGGCCTGGGCCTGGCGATTCACGGCCTGGCCGTGTGGCTGGGCACGGGTGGCAGCGGCCTGCATGATCGGCTGGTGCAGGCCGAGCGCGAACGGCTGGCGGGCAAATGATGCCGGTGCGCACGCACACCAGCCCCCACTGCTGGCGCCAGGCACTGATTTGCACCGCCCTCGCCTTCAGTGCCGCAGCGCACGCCGGCATGGCGACCGACACGCTGCGCAGCACCGCGCTGGCCGGACCGGTGACGCTGTTTTACCCGTCGCAAGACGTCGAGCAGCCACTGCGACGCGGCCCCTACACCGTGCGCGCGGCCGCCCGGGGCGCACCCGCGCCGGGCAATGGCGCGCTGATCGTCATCTCGCACGGCTCGGGCGGCGGGCCGTGGAATTACGCCGATCTGGCGCGGCAACTGGTGCAGGCCGGCTACGTCGTCGCCCTGCCCGAGCACGAAGGCGACAACTGGCACGACCACCGCTTTGTCGGCCCCGAAGCCTGGAAGCGCCGGCCTCTCGAAGTCTCGCGCACCATCGACGCGGTGCTGGCGGATGCGCGCTGGTCGGCCACGCTCAAGCCCGGCGCCGTGGGCGTGTATGGCATGTCGGCTGGCGGCCACACGGCGCTGACGCTGGCCGGCGGCCAGTGGTCGCCCGCGCGCCTGCTGGCGCATTGCCAGGCGAACCTTGAACAGGACTTTCACACCTGCGTCGGCCTGCGCACCGAGCTGACGGGCGGCGCGGCCGACCGCATCAAGCTGGCCGTGACGCGGCAGATGCTTCCCAAGTACCTGAGCGATGCCACCCCGCAAGGCCACACCGAGCCGCGCATTGGCGCCATCGTGGCCGAAGTGCCGCTGGCCGCCGACTTCGACCCCGCCACGCTGACGCAGCCGGTGGCGCCACTGGGCCTGGTGCGGGCGGGCCAAGACCGCTGGCTGGTGCCGCGCTTTCACGTCGACACCGTGCGAGCCGCGTGCGCGCCGTGCGAGCTGGTGGCCGACCTGCCTCAGGCGGGCCACGGCGCCCTGCTGTCACCCGCGCCGGTCGATCTGTCGCCGCTGGAAAGCCGGCTGCTGCAAGGCGATAAGCCCTTAGGTGCCGGTGAACTCGCCGATACGCAGCAGCGCATCGTGCAGTTCTTCAACCGCCATTTGACGTCGCGCGCGCCAGCCCGCGCCGCAGCCCCACAATCGCCGCCATGACCGCACCCGCCACCCCGCTCATCGTTCACCACCTCAACAACTCCCGCTCGCAGCGCATCCTGTGGTTGCTGGAAGAGTTGGAATTGCCCTACGAGATCGTCAAATACCAGCGCGACGCCAAGAC belongs to Ottowia testudinis and includes:
- a CDS encoding DUF2322 family protein, whose translation is MNFAGILSTLPAVDHLKGLDVVEADGALVHHIPAAPGKMGSLRVYNALAEKFGGTLNGDAVAQGLAWFAEHVADARARPGAHPNIDLLLDARAAAHGWRLVPRGVNGD
- a CDS encoding DUF6622 family protein; translated protein: MLLPQLLAQHPEAAADIVRHTPLWVAGVLAGVTMLGLSATRPRVMHLNRLLLMPLIMGALALWGVQSAFGATGQLAGLLALWAVCCAAMLAVGTRLAPPAGTRYDAATRHFTLPGSWVPLGLILAVFLMKYGIGVQLAMAPSLSREASFAFAVTALYGLLSGFFAARTLRVLRLMRGTPASSAPAAMPIRPA
- a CDS encoding alpha/beta hydrolase family protein; protein product: MMPVRTHTSPHCWRQALICTALAFSAAAHAGMATDTLRSTALAGPVTLFYPSQDVEQPLRRGPYTVRAAARGAPAPGNGALIVISHGSGGGPWNYADLARQLVQAGYVVALPEHEGDNWHDHRFVGPEAWKRRPLEVSRTIDAVLADARWSATLKPGAVGVYGMSAGGHTALTLAGGQWSPARLLAHCQANLEQDFHTCVGLRTELTGGAADRIKLAVTRQMLPKYLSDATPQGHTEPRIGAIVAEVPLAADFDPATLTQPVAPLGLVRAGQDRWLVPRFHVDTVRAACAPCELVADLPQAGHGALLSPAPVDLSPLESRLLQGDKPLGAGELADTQQRIVQFFNRHLTSRAPARAAAPQSPP
- a CDS encoding undecaprenyl-diphosphate phosphatase; its protein translation is MDTVLLVKAAIMGIVEGLTEFLPISSTGHLILAGSLLDFVGAKAKVFEIAIQTGAILAVVIVYWQKIRATLVALPSSRQAQRFAGNVAVGFAPAVVLGLLAGKAIKAHLFTPQVVATTFILGAFVILWAESRPQSAARVQSVDDMTPLDALKVGLVQCLAMIPGTSRSGATIIGGMLLGLSRKAATDFSFFLAIPTLIGAGIYSLYKERALLSWADAPMFGVGLLFSFISAWVCVRWLLRYIASHSFVPFAWYRIAFGVIVLLTWWTGAVVWQD
- a CDS encoding 2TM domain-containing protein, with the translated sequence MNRTAPMTDQQLDRLARKRASAKMGWFIHAFVYLCVNAGLALLAWGGGRDWHLFPLAGWGLGLAIHGLAVWLGTGGSGLHDRLVQAERERLAGK